Proteins found in one Mycteria americana isolate JAX WOST 10 ecotype Jacksonville Zoo and Gardens chromosome 8, USCA_MyAme_1.0, whole genome shotgun sequence genomic segment:
- the SKP1 gene encoding S-phase kinase-associated protein 1, which yields MPSIKLQSSDGEIFEVDVEIAKQSVTIKTMLEDLGMDDEGDDDPVPLPNVNAAILKKVIQWCTHHKDDPPPPEDDENKEKRTDDIPVWDQEFLKVDQGTLFELILAANYLDIKGLLDVTCKTVANMIKGKTPEEIRKTFNIKNDFTEEEEAQVRKENQWCEEK from the exons ATGCCTTCAATTAAACTGCAGAGTTCAGATGGAGAAATCTTTGAAGTTGATGTTGAAATTGCAAAACAGTCTGTAACTATAAAGACTATGCTGGAAG ATTTGGGAATGGATGATGAAGGTGACGATGACCCAGTGCCTCTTCCAAATGTTAATGCAGCTATCTTAAAAAAG GTGATTCAGTGGTGCACCCATCACAAGGATGATCCACCACCTCCTGAGGATgatgagaacaaagaaaaaagaacagatgaCATCCCTGTGTGGGATCAAGAGTTTCTGAAAGTAGACCAAGGAACGCTTTTTGAACTTATCCTG GCTGCAAATTACTTGGACATCAAAGGTTTGCTTGATGTCACATGCAAGACAGTTGCAAACATGATCAAGGGGAAAACTCCAGAAGAAATTCGCAAGACATTCAATATTAAGAATGACTtcactgaggaggaagaagcacaG gTACGTAAAGAGAACCAGTGGTGTGAAGAGAAGTGA